A window from Amblyomma americanum isolate KBUSLIRL-KWMA chromosome 7, ASM5285725v1, whole genome shotgun sequence encodes these proteins:
- the LOC144098080 gene encoding uncharacterized protein LOC144098080 encodes MPFEDQILLTLMRLRLGLLLNDLSLRFGASTAATSRIFCFIVTKLAKFAREFLVFWLPRTAIRRTLPYVLKENYSVTCSVDCFEIFIDRLGQLHRRNTTYSSYKSHNTAKILHVFAPSGFIMFLSKPYGGRASDRFITLDSGFLDHLTQGDEVLADRGFNIDDLLPPSVKVSLPSFSKRRPQICRSDVVSSRRLARLWIHVERPIRRLKCLRILKQFPASIFTKKPLANDVLVAIAGLCNLQPNLIRDHGYASEPGAQSPSHPGKQLEVVDNTPE; translated from the coding sequence ATGCCCTTTGAGGACCAAATCCTACTTACACTGATGCGGCTGCGTCTTGGCCTATTGCTTAATGACCTTAGCTTACGTTTTGGTGCATCCACTGCAGCCACTAGCAGGATTTTCTGCTTCATTGTAACAAAACTTGCCAAGTTTGCCAGAGAGTTCTTAGTGTTCTGGCTGCCAAGAACAGCAATCAGAAGGACATTACCTTATGTTCTTAAGGAGAATTACTCCGTAACTTGCAGTGTGGACTGTTTCGAAATTTTCATTGACAGACTTGGGCAACTGCACCGAAGAAATACAACTTACAGTTCCTACAAATCGCACAATACGGCCAAAATTCTTCACGTCTTTGCACCAAGTGGGTTTATTATGTTTTTGTCAAAACCGTATGGTGGCCGTGCAAGCGATCGTTTCATCACTTTGGACAGTGGTTTTTTAGACCACCTGACGCAAGGCGACGAAGTCCTCGCTGACCGTGGCTTTAACATAGATGACCTGCTCCCACCATCTGTTAAAGTTTCACTCCCAAGCTTTTCCAAACGCCGGCCGCAGATTTGTCGTTCAGATGTAGTAAGTTCGCGTCGCCTGGCAAGGCTTTGGATTCATGTTGAGCGACCAATAAGGCGTCTCAAATGCCTCAGGATTTTGAAGCAATTCCCTGCTAGTATATTCACAAAGAAACCCCTCGCAAATGATGTACTTGTTGCCATCGCTGGGCTCTGCAACCTGCAACCGAATTTGATTAGAGATCATGGTTATGCGTCAGAACCTGGTGCTCAGTCACCATCGCATCCAGGCAAGCAGCTGGAAGTGGTAGACAACACACCTGAATGA
- the LOC144098079 gene encoding uncharacterized protein LOC144098079: MHRFPQGEKNKLVRQHWIANLQRKDFNPGSSARVCSVHFIDGRPSKDNPYPTLHLGTPTAHHKGRRKLVRHDVKPLEPETCSTAEPLSHHLSDEQDEDSAAADDHLPINIATEDVSHRYGKVV; the protein is encoded by the exons ATGCATAGATTTCCGCAAGGAGAGAAGAACAAGTTGGTACGACAGCACTGGATTGCGAATCTACAGAGGAAAGACTTCAACCCCGGCTCATCGGCTAGG GTATGCTCAGTTCATTTCATTGATGGGCGTCCCTCTAAAGACAACCCGTACCCAACACTGCACCTTGGAACACCG ACTGCTCACCACAAGGGAAGAAGGAAGCTGGTGCGGCACGATGTCAAACCTTTGGAGCCTGAGACCTGTTCAACAGCTGAACCTTTGTCACACCATTTATCAGACGAGCAAGATGAAGATAGTGCTGCAGCTGATGATCACCTGCCTATCAACATTGCAACAGAGGATGTATCACATAGGTACGGTAAAGTGGTGTGA